One window of the Oleidesulfovibrio alaskensis DSM 16109 genome contains the following:
- a CDS encoding P27 family phage terminase small subunit, whose amino-acid sequence MLKKSHPAVNQRSEAMRHAQSLLAEFGLSPAAVSKVTGLM is encoded by the coding sequence TTGCTGAAGAAAAGTCATCCTGCAGTGAACCAGCGTTCCGAGGCCATGCGCCATGCTCAAAGCCTGCTTGCCGAGTTCGGGCTTTCTCCTGCTGCAGTTTCCAAGGTTACCGGGCTGATGTGA
- a CDS encoding head-tail adaptor protein, producing the protein MTPAMRIRVQGIMYDIESAIDQEGRGRWLILEVSSIEEE; encoded by the coding sequence GTGACACCAGCCATGCGCATACGGGTGCAGGGCATCATGTACGACATAGAAAGCGCCATAGACCAAGAGGGGCGGGGGCGCTGGCTGATACTGGAAGTTTCCAGCATTGAGGAGGAGTAG